TGTTAGCTAAATTTAATGAAATTGGATAAAAATCCTTGAATCTGATAATCTTAATAGTGTGTGAAGAATTTTAACGGTCTAAAATATTCAAAGAAACgtgatttgatacatgtctAAATTCAGTTAACAAAATTCTTAATTAGCCACAATTAAAATGAAGAGAATTTTCTTTATTAACATTTTTGTTTATATAGAAATTGTGCGCTacatttaaatttgattaaGTACTAAATGAACAAATGAGAAAGAAGCTGGAAATAAGAAATCAAACATAAATGTTACGAGATTCGATCAAGAGTTATATATTTTCACCTTGTTTACATTTCGAGCAAAATATTCACAAAGACTAGAGATCGTTATTGAGTCGACAAATAATGGAGATTACAAGTACTCAGAAGTTGCACACACTCTCAAGAAGCTATGCTTCAATTACAATTTGATCTCACTTGAAACAATAATGATCAAATGCACACCATGTCTTTAAAACCCTCCTCAATGGTTTTCCAAATTCcagttaaatatcaaaaatgtATTCAAATTTTGATCTGTTCAATgataaaatttgtttatttagggtgtgtttggaagtaactgtgtaattattaggtagggtaattactagagtagtaattacacaatttagtaattacactatattttaaaatgcaaggtgtgtttgtatatgaggtggtaattacatatgagTTCCTAATATTTTGTTTGtcaaaataattagtaattacatgggaaaataatattttttagtaggtaatgtttaatatggaaagtttttagtaattacacaatgtaattacattcaattctcgccatgagaattggagagtgtaattggaacccctcaattacttccaattacacagttacagtataattacatggtcagacaaatatgccaaattgtgtaattacctccaattacacacaaatccaattacattgtgactttccaaacgcacccttaatatatattaaataataatataaaatttcttcattaaaaaaaataaaactaataaaaaaaataaatgaataaatttgGTCCAACAAAATCTGACCGTCCACGTGTCCGATCAAAATCCCAATATATCATCTCACCATTCATTCACTTCACTTCACTTCACTTCACTCAACTATTTACAGCTTTCCTTTTTCCCTCTTAAAACCAAAATCACAAAATCtttccctcttttcttctcCACCAAATAAATCACAATCTagggttagggttagggttagggtttaccAGTTGcgtctttcttcttctccttcttcaatGGACCTCTCGAAGAAACGCAAGATAGAGGAGAACGGCGTCGTATCAGGCGAAGTACACGACTCCTCCTCCAATTCAAAACTCTCCCCTCACGACGCTCGCAAAATCATCGACCGATTCACTCCCGACCAACTCCTCGATATTCTCCAAGAAGCAATGATTCGCCACCCCGATGTTCTTGAATCAGTTCGTTCGATCGCCGATTCCGATACTTCTCAGCGCAAGCTTTTTATTAGAGGTCTTGGTTGGGACACCACAACCGATGGCCTTCGTTCTCTCTTCTCCGCTTACGGTGAGTTAGAAGAAGCTGTTGTTATTCTCGATAAAACCACTGGAAAGAGTAAAGGATATGGATTCGTTACTTTTAGGCACGTTGATGGCGCTTTTCTTGCTCTTAAAGAACCTAGTAAGAAGATTGATGGACGTATGACGGTGACTCAGCTAGCGGCGGCTGGTAATTCAGGTACGAACACCACTGCGCCTGTTTCTGTTGCTGATGTTTCGCTTAGGAAGATTTACGTAGCTAATGTGCCTTATGAAATGGCTTCGGATAAGCTTTTAGCTCATTTTGCTTTGTATGGTGAGATTGAGGAAGGTCCGTTAGGGTTTGATAAGCAGACTGGTAAGTGTAGAGGTTATGCTTTGTTTGTTTACAAGACTCCGGAGGGAGCTCAGGCGGCGTTAGTGGATCCGGTTAAGACTATTGAAGGAAGACAGCTTAATTGTAAATTGGCTATTGATGGGAAGAAAGGGAAGcaaggtggtggtggtggtggtggtgggtcTGGTTCAGATGGGAATCAGTCTTCGATGgggggtggtggtggtggtggacaTTCAGGGAATGCTTCGGCTCATCAACCTGGTGGTGGTCAATTTTCTGGGCCAGGAGGAATGGGATCTTACGCTGGCTTTTCTGGTCCTCCTTCTATgagtcatcatcatcataataaTCCAGTGGGAATGTCTGCAGTGGGTAATCAAGCGGCGTCGTCTTTGGGTGGTTCTGGGGGTGGATATGGTGGCCCTTTTAGTGGTTATGGTGGAGGACCTGGTTCTGCCGGTTATGGTGGATTAGGAGGTGGTCCAGGTGGTGTTGGTGGTGGTGCTTCGTCTATGTATAGATTACCTCCTAATTCAGGTGGAGGGCCTTCCGGTGGGTATCCAGAGAGTGGTCATTATGGGTTATCATCTTCTTCTGCTTATCCAGGTCAACACCATCACCAATCGGGAACTTCTCCTTTGCCAAGGGGTCCTCCAGGAGGAATGTACCCACCACCGCCTTATTATTAAGGTATTGTTACGGTTTAATTTGCTCTGTGTGGCTTACTTATTTAGTTGCTTGTCTTTttgattttgtttattttaatatggTTTAGTTCTATGTGGCTTTCACATGTTTTTGCATTCTGGGTGATTGAAAGTTTTGCATTTTGTGGTTGACTACTCTATTGGTAGTTTATATTCTTACATgtgatttggattttatttaatGTATGTTACTCTTTGTTTATTAATGATGTACTAGTATGTGTTGTATATATGGATGCTCAACTTTATGCACTGTCTTGTTCTATGGATATGTTATAATTGATCAAGTTTGGTTtgatatgttatttatttttcattacttGATTTTGGGGGTTCTAGTCTCTTAAGTTGGCTCTATGCAATCACAGCTGCTTTTCTTATCCAAATGTGGTTagcccttttatttttttatttagtgtGTATGAAGGAATGATAAGAAAGACATAAAAATGGCATTTTGCTCGGTTGTATTATTATGTCTGAGTGTTCTTTGGTTTCTTTGTATTCTCAATCAATTGTTTCTCAAGAAAATCTCGTGTTCTCCTTggcttttgttattttttttaatcctgatatgacaCTGTAATCTTGCTTTTCTATCACTTATTTTGAATAGAAGAATGATGGAGGCGAAGCTAGCTACCTACCAATGATTATGTGTTTGCACTCTCTTCTCTTTGATGCTTATTGTTATCTCAACAAAATTGTGTGTTATTGTTGTTTGGTTTTCAGTGTTTTGAAAATCTCTGTTgaggtacaattttttttttctgcaggTGTAAATAAATACTATTAAATGGAAGTTGTTGGTTATTTATTCATTTGCATTGCTTATATAGTTCCCCATGTTTGCTGTTTTTGTTTTACCAAGTTCTATGCTCAAGGATTGTTTATGAGTACTTTTATCTAGATTATGATTCATGATATTGATTATCTGTTGTGCTGTTGTGTGTTTcctttctctctgtttttctccACTTCATATGATGTATTCTGTTGCTGTTGTTTGTGTGCTGATTTCTATTTTCATGCCTTGGTGCTTCCATGAATATTGATCAGTACGTATAAATGTTATCTATTAATTTTTACATAATCTTGGGAGAGTTGTTTGAGTTGAGGTGtgctgattttatttttttcatgccTCGCTTTTTGATTTGAGTGTGAATGTTGCATTGGTATCCTTTTGCATGAGAGTGTTGTTAGTCTGTTTTAAGATTCTATGGAATGATAAATTGAGTTTTTGATGGATGTTTAATTCAGGTTTGTAACCGCTTGTTGGGCCGCAGATGCTTTTTATGGTTC
This region of Cannabis sativa cultivar Pink pepper isolate KNU-18-1 chromosome 7, ASM2916894v1, whole genome shotgun sequence genomic DNA includes:
- the LOC115697179 gene encoding UBP1-associated protein 2C, with amino-acid sequence MDLSKKRKIEENGVVSGEVHDSSSNSKLSPHDARKIIDRFTPDQLLDILQEAMIRHPDVLESVRSIADSDTSQRKLFIRGLGWDTTTDGLRSLFSAYGELEEAVVILDKTTGKSKGYGFVTFRHVDGAFLALKEPSKKIDGRMTVTQLAAAGNSGTNTTAPVSVADVSLRKIYVANVPYEMASDKLLAHFALYGEIEEGPLGFDKQTGKCRGYALFVYKTPEGAQAALVDPVKTIEGRQLNCKLAIDGKKGKQGGGGGGGGSGSDGNQSSMGGGGGGGHSGNASAHQPGGGQFSGPGGMGSYAGFSGPPSMSHHHHNNPVGMSAVGNQAASSLGGSGGGYGGPFSGYGGGPGSAGYGGLGGGPGGVGGGASSMYRLPPNSGGGPSGGYPESGHYGLSSSSAYPGQHHHQSGTSPLPRGPPGGMYPPPPYY